The Pontibacter pudoricolor genome contains a region encoding:
- a CDS encoding HepT-like ribonuclease domain-containing protein, giving the protein MDERIEKWLLDIKIAIDEIDQFFEEQPKSFQAFKSNLLLRRAVERNLEIIGEAMNRILIRDPDFPVDNARRIVGLRNQIIHAYDNLSDELIWSI; this is encoded by the coding sequence ATGGACGAACGGATAGAAAAGTGGCTGCTTGATATAAAAATAGCCATCGACGAGATAGATCAGTTTTTTGAAGAGCAACCTAAGTCGTTTCAGGCTTTTAAATCCAACCTTTTACTTCGCCGTGCGGTAGAGCGAAATCTGGAAATCATAGGTGAAGCGATGAACCGCATACTTATTCGTGACCCGGACTTTCCTGTAGATAATGCAAGGAGAATAGTTGGCCTAAGAAATCAGATCATTCATGCCTACGACAATTTATCTGACGAGCTTATCTGGTCTATATAA